A stretch of Nonomuraea africana DNA encodes these proteins:
- a CDS encoding Maf family protein translates to MIVLASASPARLALLRSAGLDPKVIVSGVDEAAVTAILPSDLALKLAVAKATAVAEGLNEGLVIGCDSILELDGRPYGKPANGEEALTRWRMMRGRTGRLLTGHCVIDAATGKRAAEVGSTVVRFGMPSEREMAAYVASGEPLNVAGAFTLDGLGGWFVEGIEGDHGNVLGISLPLVRSLFDELGYAVTDFWR, encoded by the coding sequence GTGATCGTGCTCGCCTCAGCCTCGCCCGCCCGCCTTGCCCTCCTCCGCAGCGCCGGGCTCGATCCCAAGGTGATCGTCAGCGGGGTGGACGAAGCGGCCGTCACCGCGATCCTGCCGTCCGACCTGGCATTGAAGCTGGCCGTCGCCAAGGCCACCGCCGTCGCCGAGGGCCTCAACGAGGGGCTCGTCATCGGGTGCGACTCAATACTCGAACTCGACGGCAGGCCGTACGGCAAGCCGGCCAACGGCGAGGAGGCGCTGACCCGCTGGCGGATGATGCGCGGCAGGACCGGCAGGCTGCTGACGGGCCACTGCGTGATCGACGCGGCCACGGGCAAGCGGGCCGCCGAGGTGGGCTCCACAGTGGTGCGGTTCGGCATGCCGTCCGAGCGGGAGATGGCCGCCTACGTCGCCAGCGGCGAGCCGCTCAACGTGGCGGGCGCCTTCACGCTCGACGGCCTCGGCGGATGGTTCGTCGAGGGCATCGAGGGCGACCACGGGAACGTCCTGGGCATCTCTTTGCCGCTGGTTCGCTCGTTGTTCGACGAACTCGGTTACGCGGTGACCGACTTCTGGCGCTAG
- a CDS encoding EI24 domain-containing protein: protein MRSLREFAGGIGFFFQGLGWVARNGRWWAFGLIPALIAFAVYVAALIYLGNNASGIADFLTPFADGWSEGWRDFFRGALGVLLFIGGLALAVLTFTALTLTIGDPFYEKLSEKVDPLDGPDDTPWWRSIPRSLRDSLVTLLYVLLFTIPLFFLGFVPVIGQTVVPVLGALVSGFFLTVELTSLAMERRGMRRRDRFAVLRGNKAPALGFGVLVFLLFLVPFVAVIAMPAAVAGATLLVRSRLIPAPSATPDHPPA, encoded by the coding sequence ATGCGATCATTGCGGGAGTTCGCCGGTGGCATCGGATTCTTCTTCCAGGGCCTCGGCTGGGTGGCACGAAACGGCCGATGGTGGGCATTCGGCCTGATTCCCGCTCTCATCGCATTCGCCGTCTACGTCGCGGCCCTCATTTATCTGGGCAACAACGCCAGCGGCATCGCCGACTTCCTCACGCCTTTCGCTGACGGATGGTCCGAGGGCTGGCGCGACTTCTTCAGGGGCGCGCTGGGGGTGCTGCTGTTCATCGGAGGGCTGGCGCTGGCCGTGCTGACCTTCACGGCGCTGACGCTGACGATCGGCGATCCCTTCTACGAGAAGCTGTCGGAGAAGGTCGACCCGCTGGACGGGCCCGACGACACCCCGTGGTGGCGATCGATCCCCAGGTCGCTGCGCGACAGCCTGGTGACGCTGCTCTATGTGCTGTTGTTCACGATCCCGCTGTTCTTCCTCGGGTTCGTGCCGGTGATCGGGCAGACGGTGGTCCCCGTGCTCGGCGCCCTCGTCTCCGGTTTCTTCCTGACGGTCGAACTGACGTCCCTCGCGATGGAACGGCGCGGCATGCGGCGGCGCGACCGCTTCGCCGTACTGCGCGGCAACAAGGCCCCGGCGCTGGGATTCGGGGTGCTGGTCTTCCTGCTGTTCCTGGTGCCGTTCGTGGCGGTCATCGCGATGCCGGCCGCTGTGGCGGGAGCCACCCTCTTGGTCCGCTCGCGCCTCATCCCCGCACCTTCCGCGACGCCTGACCATCCGCCCGCGTAG
- a CDS encoding DUF4192 domain-containing protein, with the protein MSTDLTEPTLTLSTPADILAAVPYIVGFHPTDSLVVIGLSGGVGQGEMRVCARWNLPLHPGTLRPLGALFARESITHLVAVGYGAGPHVTPAVDEVMNIATWCGVTPCEVLRAHEGRYWSYVCDLTDCCPPDGTPYDTSVSQIAAEATVQGLVALPDRTTLEATIAPLSGPVRLSMRQATTEAVTAFRTGLAAAPDAGHFAQRFVADGLTRVRSAIATSTSGGRIDDREAARLGLDLSVIRVRDEAWTLLDDAGQAAHLALWKDLTRRLEPRFVPPAAALLAMSAWRGGDCVLATIALERALAINPDYSMANLLMHALQHLLSPKLLRDRMPSPAELDSAMGTPHAGWLLPLIAILDERDEPSA; encoded by the coding sequence ATGAGCACCGACCTCACCGAACCCACCCTCACTCTGTCCACCCCCGCCGACATCCTGGCCGCGGTGCCGTACATCGTCGGATTCCACCCCACCGACAGCCTGGTCGTGATCGGGCTGTCCGGCGGGGTCGGCCAGGGAGAGATGCGGGTCTGCGCGCGCTGGAACCTCCCGCTCCATCCCGGAACCCTGCGCCCGCTCGGCGCGCTGTTCGCCAGAGAGTCGATCACCCACCTCGTCGCCGTCGGCTACGGCGCAGGTCCTCACGTCACCCCGGCCGTAGACGAGGTCATGAACATCGCCACGTGGTGTGGCGTCACGCCCTGCGAGGTCCTGCGCGCTCATGAGGGCCGCTACTGGTCCTACGTGTGCGACCTGACCGACTGCTGTCCACCGGACGGCACGCCGTACGACACCTCCGTCAGCCAGATAGCCGCCGAGGCCACAGTCCAGGGCCTGGTCGCCCTGCCCGACCGCACGACCCTCGAGGCCACCATCGCCCCGCTCTCGGGCCCGGTCCGCCTGTCGATGCGCCAGGCCACCACCGAGGCCGTCACCGCCTTCCGCACCGGATTGGCCGCCGCCCCCGACGCCGGCCACTTCGCCCAGCGGTTCGTCGCCGACGGTTTGACCAGGGTCCGCTCAGCCATCGCCACGTCGACATCCGGAGGCAGGATCGACGACAGGGAGGCCGCCCGCCTGGGCCTCGACCTGTCCGTGATCCGCGTCCGCGACGAGGCCTGGACCCTCCTCGACGACGCCGGCCAGGCCGCCCACCTGGCCCTCTGGAAGGACCTCACCCGCCGCCTGGAACCCCGCTTCGTGCCTCCCGCGGCGGCCCTCCTCGCCATGTCGGCCTGGCGCGGGGGCGACTGCGTCCTCGCGACCATCGCCCTGGAGCGAGCCCTGGCCATCAACCCCGACTACTCCATGGCGAACCTGCTCATGCACGCCCTCCAGCACCTGCTCTCACCCAAGCTGCTACGCGACCGCATGCCCAGCCCCGCCGAACTCGACTCCGCCATGGGCACTCCCCACGCAGGCTGGCTCCTCCCCCTCATCGCCATCCTCGACGAAAGAGACGAACCCTCGGCTTGA